One window of the Niallia circulans genome contains the following:
- a CDS encoding tyrosine-protein phosphatase: MKTLEKAFEFEKLYNFRDIGGMTTSDGRKMKAGVLFRSEELSKLSNKDLETFDKLNIKAICDLRTPNEQKSKVSRIPTGKRIQLLNVSIHDKSREFTRLEFFKFLVSKSNTIDFEKIMKEMYEHMAFGCHKEIREILIFLSNQQNIPALIHCTGGKDRTGFISAIIQLLVGVPYEAVINEYLVSNQLIAARMKKVENFIRWMSLFQVSPERLKPMLEVQRDYLEDVYSKIIEEYGNIETYLLVACNIPQSNLDKLKQLLIE, encoded by the coding sequence ATGAAGACCTTAGAAAAAGCATTTGAATTTGAAAAATTATATAATTTTCGTGATATTGGCGGTATGACAACCAGTGACGGGCGCAAAATGAAAGCTGGTGTTTTATTTCGTTCAGAAGAGTTATCTAAGTTATCCAACAAAGATTTGGAAACCTTCGATAAATTGAATATAAAAGCCATTTGTGATTTAAGAACACCTAATGAACAAAAATCAAAGGTAAGTCGTATCCCGACCGGAAAAAGAATTCAATTATTAAATGTATCCATCCATGATAAAAGCCGAGAATTTACCCGTCTTGAATTCTTTAAATTTCTAGTTAGCAAGTCAAATACCATTGATTTTGAAAAGATCATGAAAGAAATGTATGAACATATGGCCTTTGGCTGTCATAAGGAAATTCGCGAAATTCTTATCTTTCTTTCAAACCAGCAAAATATTCCTGCCCTGATTCATTGCACAGGAGGAAAAGACCGAACTGGCTTTATATCAGCAATTATTCAATTACTTGTGGGTGTCCCATATGAGGCGGTTATAAACGAGTATCTAGTATCAAATCAGTTAATAGCTGCTCGTATGAAGAAAGTCGAAAACTTTATTAGATGGATGAGTTTGTTTCAAGTATCACCAGAACGATTAAAGCCCATGCTAGAGGTTCAACGTGATTACTTAGAAGACGTATATAGTAAAATCATCGAGGAGTACGGAAACATAGAAACATATCTTCTGGTGGCTTGTAATATTCCTCAAAGCAATTTAGACAAGCTCAAACAATTATTAATTGAATAG
- the yfkAB gene encoding radical SAM/CxCxxxxC motif protein YfkAB: MITEKNIISPSIDPWEAYMDMEQHGKLTLSNIEFTTTTLCNMRCEHCAVGYTLQPKDPNALPIDLLLKKLDDIPHLRSLSITGGEPMMSRKSVENYVVPLFKYAHSRGVKTQLNSNLTLGLDRYEPVIPYLDVLHISHNWGTEEEFAERGFAMMARKPTYEQRGKLFNNIITNSRALVEAGVVVSAETMLNKRTLPYLEHIHRQIVEEMKCQRHEIHPMYPSDFASALETLSLDEIRDSINHLLDIRDENVWMLFGTLPFYPCNTKEEDLQLLNRLYSSKNVTVRNDPDGRSRLNVNIFTGDVIVTDFGDTPALGNIQTDNLEDIFQKWLSTDLARSLNCHCPAVKCLGPNVLVKNSYYQDVDFTKRNAVISR; this comes from the coding sequence ATGATTACTGAAAAAAACATAATTTCTCCAAGCATTGATCCTTGGGAAGCTTATATGGATATGGAGCAGCATGGAAAATTAACCTTATCTAACATTGAATTTACTACAACAACCTTATGTAATATGCGCTGCGAGCATTGTGCTGTTGGTTATACTCTTCAACCAAAAGACCCGAATGCTTTACCGATTGATTTATTACTAAAAAAACTGGATGATATTCCGCATTTACGCTCACTAAGTATTACTGGCGGAGAGCCAATGATGAGCCGAAAATCTGTAGAAAACTATGTTGTCCCTCTTTTTAAATATGCACATAGTCGCGGAGTAAAAACACAGTTAAATTCAAATTTAACACTAGGTCTGGATCGTTATGAACCCGTAATTCCGTATTTAGATGTACTGCATATTTCTCATAACTGGGGAACAGAAGAGGAATTTGCAGAACGAGGTTTTGCGATGATGGCTAGAAAACCAACTTATGAACAAAGAGGGAAGCTATTTAACAACATTATTACAAATAGTAGAGCTTTAGTAGAAGCTGGGGTGGTTGTCTCTGCCGAAACCATGCTAAATAAGCGTACACTCCCATATTTAGAGCATATCCACCGGCAAATTGTTGAAGAGATGAAATGTCAAAGACACGAAATTCACCCTATGTACCCATCAGATTTTGCTTCTGCTTTAGAAACATTATCACTAGACGAAATTCGTGACAGCATCAATCACCTTCTTGATATTCGCGATGAAAATGTGTGGATGCTATTCGGTACCCTTCCGTTTTATCCATGTAATACGAAAGAAGAAGACCTACAGTTATTAAACCGCCTTTATTCTAGCAAAAACGTAACAGTTCGAAATGATCCAGATGGTCGTTCTCGTTTAAACGTAAATATTTTTACTGGCGATGTAATCGTTACTGATTTCGGTGACACTCCAGCTCTTGGTAATATTCAAACAGATAATTTAGAGGATATCTTCCAAAAATGGCTTTCCACTGATTTAGCTCGTTCACTAAACTGTCATTGTCCTGCTGTTAAATGCCTTGGACCAAATGTCCTTGTAAAAAACAGTTACTATCAAGATGTAGATTTTACAAAAAGAAATGCAGTAATTAGTCGATAA
- a CDS encoding TetR/AcrR family transcriptional regulator: MPKFTKQEKEHIHRSLMEKGREIFIQYGLAKTTIDDIVQACGIAKGSFYKFFQSKEELYFEILKNEEEVRETVLAELFREDLSSKELLTSFFHTSFTFVEENPFLQRVFQSDEHERLTRKLPEQMEEFSRIHTQRGINAIKTLMDRGVLPKENPELTVGVIQAIMMIRLHKDEIGTELFPKVMDRIIDYIATGLGKESFNK, encoded by the coding sequence ATGCCTAAATTTACAAAACAAGAAAAAGAGCATATTCATCGTTCCCTTATGGAAAAAGGAAGAGAAATTTTTATACAGTATGGACTGGCAAAAACAACTATTGATGATATTGTGCAGGCATGTGGGATTGCTAAGGGCTCTTTCTATAAGTTCTTTCAATCTAAAGAGGAGCTTTATTTTGAAATTCTAAAAAATGAAGAAGAAGTACGTGAGACAGTTCTTGCTGAATTATTTCGTGAAGATCTCTCTTCAAAAGAATTGCTTACTTCATTTTTTCATACATCTTTTACATTTGTTGAGGAAAATCCTTTTCTTCAGCGCGTTTTTCAGAGTGATGAACATGAAAGACTTACAAGAAAACTTCCGGAACAGATGGAAGAGTTCTCGCGGATACATACTCAAAGAGGAATCAACGCTATTAAAACTCTCATGGACCGTGGAGTCTTACCTAAAGAGAATCCCGAATTAACGGTAGGAGTTATCCAAGCGATTATGATGATAAGATTGCATAAAGATGAAATAGGAACAGAGCTTTTTCCTAAAGTGATGGATAGAATTATCGATTATATAGCAACAGGGTTAGGGAAGGAAAGTTTCAATAAATAA
- a CDS encoding YtxH domain-containing protein: MSNAANQGNKIVTGLVIGSVIGVTVSLIDPATRKRTMQKFENIKDGSTRIVQSYKDNPDEFKKDWKERFHRSSDAMKAITNDTQRLYKQIQSTVRERSKDLKEITEDFKQLYFQTKRQYNQITNRIATTKDQIIESSEMKEGTQLPAVREDMEVKEKGTVLQ; this comes from the coding sequence ATGTCTAATGCAGCAAATCAAGGAAATAAAATTGTAACAGGCTTAGTAATTGGAAGTGTCATTGGTGTCACAGTTTCTCTAATTGATCCAGCTACAAGGAAAAGAACGATGCAGAAATTCGAGAATATAAAAGATGGAAGCACTCGTATTGTTCAGAGTTATAAAGATAACCCAGATGAATTTAAAAAGGATTGGAAGGAAAGATTCCATCGTTCCTCTGATGCCATGAAAGCTATTACGAATGATACCCAGAGATTGTACAAGCAGATTCAATCCACTGTGCGTGAGCGTTCCAAGGACTTAAAAGAAATTACAGAGGATTTCAAACAACTCTACTTTCAAACAAAGAGACAATATAATCAAATTACGAACAGGATAGCTACAACGAAAGATCAAATAATTGAATCATCAGAAATGAAAGAAGGAACCCAGCTTCCTGCTGTTAGAGAAGATATGGAGGTAAAGGAAAAGGGGACAGTCCTACAATAA